CTCCGCGACAACCTTATGCTTAATTGGTGCACCAATGATGGCTCATGGTGCCAATAACATGTATGAAAATGGCAAATATTTTTGGGACGGTGATGAGAATGCCACCGGGTTAGTGAGAGAAGGTTATCAATATGCAGCAGAATCGCTAGGTTATTCCAAATCTTATGGGGACATTGCATACTACGGCGCTGATTTAGACATGTCGGCTTATGGTTTAGCTGCTAAAAGCACTACTGCTAAGGATGCCGCAGAGGCTTATCAAATTGCCTCTAAACCTAACTTAAAAGCGATGCCATGGACAAAAACGCCAAAGGCC
This DNA window, taken from Vibrio nitrifigilis, encodes the following:
- a CDS encoding DUF4225 domain-containing protein gives rise to the protein MGFIAGVMQVTAGAGICYASATTLCLIGAPMMAHGANNMYENGKYFWDGDENATGLVREGYQYAAESLGYSKSYGDIAYYGADLDMSAYGLAAKSTTAKDAAEAYQIASKPNLKAMPWTKTPKAKQFKLFRYSSEDYLRGYQAMSKGA